The following coding sequences lie in one Synechococcus sp. PCC 7336 genomic window:
- a CDS encoding LysR family transcriptional regulator has translation MRLEQLQAFLAVAESGSFQQAARRCNITQSTVSRQIQALETQLGLSLLHRSTPTKLTVAGEHLLGRARRICQEWEHASTELAELAAGKQTELCIAAIQSACSDYLPPILQQFCHAYPNVQLRVTSLGSDRALKVLRDGLVDVAIVMHNRWMTANTEIAIEPLYDEPVEVLISARHPLAQFEFIPWRELARYPQVVFKDGYGMQRLVQEQFQRQGIELKIALELNTLEAFRGIVKQGQMAALLPRAATLSARDDRELAIRPTEAPRLARQVSLVTTQDRLQFPPIQYFCKLVRQQPVPKSRDWTAVEPELELDNAEAIAHP, from the coding sequence ATGCGGCTAGAGCAGCTTCAGGCATTTCTTGCGGTGGCAGAATCGGGAAGTTTTCAGCAGGCTGCTCGCCGATGCAACATTACCCAATCGACTGTCAGCCGCCAAATTCAAGCGCTAGAGACTCAATTGGGCCTTTCGCTCCTACACCGCTCTACCCCCACCAAACTCACTGTCGCGGGGGAACACTTACTGGGGCGCGCCCGCCGCATTTGCCAGGAATGGGAGCACGCCTCCACCGAATTGGCGGAGTTGGCTGCGGGCAAGCAAACCGAACTGTGTATCGCGGCCATTCAATCCGCCTGTTCGGACTATCTCCCCCCTATCCTGCAGCAGTTTTGCCACGCCTATCCCAACGTACAGTTGCGGGTCACCTCCCTCGGTAGCGATCGCGCCCTCAAAGTCCTGCGCGATGGATTGGTGGATGTGGCGATTGTCATGCACAACCGCTGGATGACCGCCAACACTGAAATTGCGATCGAACCCCTCTACGACGAACCCGTTGAGGTGTTGATCTCGGCCCGCCACCCGCTGGCCCAGTTCGAGTTCATCCCTTGGCGCGAACTCGCCCGCTACCCCCAAGTGGTCTTTAAAGACGGTTATGGCATGCAGCGGCTCGTGCAGGAACAATTTCAGCGCCAGGGGATCGAGCTCAAGATAGCTCTGGAACTCAACACTCTGGAAGCCTTTCGCGGCATTGTCAAGCAGGGGCAAATGGCGGCGCTCTTGCCTCGGGCTGCAACGCTGTCAGCACGAGACGATCGCGAATTGGCCATTCGACCCACCGAAGCGCCGCGATTGGCTCGGCAGGTGTCGCTCGTAACCACCCAAGATCGGCTGCAATTCCCCCCTATACAGTATTTTTGCAAGCTAGTCCGCCAACAGCCCGTCCCCAAGAGTCGTGACTGGACTGCCGTCGAACCAGAGCTCGAATTGGATAATGCTGAGGCGATAGCTCATCCCTAA
- a CDS encoding molybdenum cofactor guanylyltransferase, whose translation MAIVLAGGRSRRMGRDKALLPVNGLPLLQQVCRVASACTQTTYVVTPWPDRYRHLPLGGQFIPEDPDTACGPLAGFALGLQQVTADWVLLLACDLPCLDADSLRQGIAQLDRVGDDRIALLHRSERGWEPLCGFYRTSCLASVQAFLHEGGRSFQMWLAGESPQEWDINKPQLFFNCNTPADWARLRSVPRLKRL comes from the coding sequence GTGGCGATTGTATTGGCGGGCGGTCGCAGTCGGCGGATGGGCCGAGATAAGGCGCTGCTGCCAGTGAACGGTCTGCCCCTACTGCAGCAGGTCTGCCGAGTGGCGTCAGCTTGCACTCAAACCACCTATGTGGTGACCCCTTGGCCCGATCGCTACCGCCATCTGCCCCTCGGCGGCCAATTCATTCCCGAAGATCCCGACACGGCTTGCGGTCCTCTCGCGGGGTTTGCCTTGGGACTGCAGCAGGTGACGGCGGATTGGGTACTGTTGTTGGCCTGCGATCTACCTTGCCTGGATGCGGATAGCTTGCGGCAGGGCATCGCGCAGCTCGATCGCGTGGGGGACGATCGCATCGCCCTGCTCCACCGCTCCGAACGAGGCTGGGAACCGCTGTGCGGCTTTTATCGGACGAGCTGTTTGGCCTCGGTGCAGGCATTTTTGCACGAAGGGGGGCGATCGTTTCAAATGTGGCTGGCGGGGGAATCGCCGCAAGAGTGGGACATTAACAAGCCACAACTTTTCTTTAACTGCAATACTCCTGCCGACTGGGCTCGACTGCGATCGGTACCTCGGCTGAAACGATTGTAG
- a CDS encoding anthranilate phosphoribosyltransferase family protein, producing MSDAFRELLKLVGSGAHTSKHLTRAQAAAATAMMLQQEATPAQIGAFMIAHRIKRPTSEELVGLLDTYNRLGPNLTPIGAEPPIVFGIPYDGRSRSAPFAPLTALILTAAKYPAILHGGRRMPTKYGVPLVDLWQALGVDWTPLSLACTQQVFQQTRLGFVYQPQHFPLAEALVSYREQIGKRPPLATLELVWAPYRGEVLMVSGYVHPPTEERLQQTCLLEGGYRRLVTVKGLEGSCDLPRDRTGIICIHPMQPGLEPERLLSHPRDFGMDGSEIAVVPTAEWGDRIRAVLAGGGGEWQQAALWNGGFYLWQVGLCATLAEGIERAEALLSSGQVQQQLQRLQGAVERAKGAAEAALGGV from the coding sequence ATGAGCGACGCCTTTCGAGAGTTATTGAAGTTAGTCGGTAGTGGTGCCCATACCAGCAAGCATTTGACGCGGGCTCAAGCGGCTGCGGCCACGGCGATGATGCTGCAGCAAGAAGCCACTCCCGCTCAAATTGGCGCGTTCATGATTGCCCACCGCATCAAGCGTCCCACCAGCGAAGAACTCGTTGGCCTGTTGGATACTTACAACCGACTGGGGCCAAACCTGACCCCAATTGGTGCCGAGCCCCCCATCGTCTTCGGCATTCCTTACGACGGGCGATCGCGTTCGGCCCCTTTTGCCCCCCTCACTGCTCTTATCCTCACTGCCGCCAAGTATCCCGCCATCCTGCACGGCGGTCGGCGCATGCCCACGAAATATGGCGTTCCCCTCGTCGATCTGTGGCAGGCATTGGGGGTGGATTGGACCCCTCTCTCGCTCGCTTGCACCCAGCAAGTGTTTCAGCAAACCCGCTTGGGATTTGTCTATCAACCCCAACACTTCCCGCTGGCTGAAGCCTTGGTGTCCTATCGCGAACAAATTGGCAAGCGTCCTCCCCTCGCCACTCTGGAACTGGTTTGGGCTCCCTATCGCGGCGAGGTACTGATGGTCTCCGGCTATGTCCATCCCCCCACCGAAGAACGGCTGCAACAGACCTGCCTGCTCGAAGGGGGCTATCGCCGTCTGGTGACAGTGAAAGGCTTGGAAGGCAGTTGCGATTTGCCGCGCGATCGCACCGGCATTATCTGCATTCACCCCATGCAGCCCGGACTCGAACCGGAACGGTTGCTGTCACATCCTCGCGATTTCGGGATGGACGGGTCGGAAATTGCGGTTGTGCCGACGGCAGAATGGGGCGATCGCATCCGGGCGGTGCTGGCCGGAGGGGGTGGCGAGTGGCAGCAGGCGGCTCTGTGGAATGGCGGATTTTACTTATGGCAGGTGGGGCTTTGTGCGACCTTGGCGGAGGGGATCGAGCGGGCAGAAGCGCTGCTCTCTAGCGGGCAAGTGCAGCAGCAGTTGCAGCGCTTGCAAGGGGCTGTGGAAAGGGCGAAAGGAGCTGCGGAAGCGGCTTTAGGTGGCGTGTGA
- a CDS encoding Uma2 family endonuclease: MVAVKDSMSFAEYLEWEAQQDWKHEYIDGQVYAMAGGTLAHSLLASKLITALGVHLDGKPCQVFSPDAKVCISESGPCFYPDVSVTCHQQDLAASDYLQFPCLIVEILSPSTEKIDRGKKRLQYQRIATLQDYVLVSSETQRVEIYRRTNHNTWEYTLYELGDTLQFSSIDLALPLDRLYENVVLVPESEAS, encoded by the coding sequence ATGGTTGCCGTCAAAGACTCTATGAGCTTTGCCGAATATCTAGAATGGGAAGCCCAACAGGACTGGAAACACGAATATATCGACGGACAGGTATACGCTATGGCTGGCGGCACCCTTGCCCACAGCCTCTTAGCGTCCAAACTGATTACTGCTTTAGGTGTCCATCTAGACGGAAAACCTTGTCAAGTCTTCTCCCCCGACGCTAAAGTTTGCATTTCGGAATCCGGCCCCTGTTTTTATCCCGACGTTAGCGTTACCTGCCATCAGCAGGATTTAGCGGCAAGCGACTATCTGCAATTTCCCTGCCTGATTGTCGAAATCCTTTCCCCCAGTACAGAAAAAATCGACCGAGGCAAAAAGCGCCTCCAATATCAACGTATCGCCACCCTACAAGACTATGTATTAGTCTCCAGCGAAACCCAAAGAGTTGAAATCTATCGCCGCACCAATCACAACACCTGGGAATACACCCTTTACGAGCTTGGCGATACCCTTCAATTCAGCAGCATCGATCTCGCCCTCCCCCTCGATCGCCTCTACGAGAATGTTGTCCTAGTCCCCGAATCGGAAGCTAGCTAG
- a CDS encoding type II toxin-antitoxin system RelE/ParE family toxin — protein sequence MKQRFSDLGENPLLYPAVDDIRAGYRRSVCGVHSIYYRIESGGVEIIRILGRQDLNQALNNC from the coding sequence CTGAAACAGCGATTTTCCGACCTTGGAGAAAACCCTTTGCTCTACCCTGCCGTTGACGATATCCGCGCCGGATATAGGCGCAGCGTGTGCGGCGTACATTCGATTTATTATCGAATCGAGAGTGGCGGAGTTGAGATTATCCGCATTTTGGGACGACAAGACCTCAATCAGGCTTTGAATAACTGCTGA
- the mnmE gene encoding tRNA uridine-5-carboxymethylaminomethyl(34) synthesis GTPase MnmE, whose product MSANPSDTIAAIATAAVPARGSVGIVRVSGPEALDLAKVLFHPAGKPAWDSHRILYGSLRDAAGNEIDEALLLWMQAPRSYTREDVVEFHCHGGIMVVQAALQACLQQGARLAEPGEFTLRAFLNGRIDLTQAESISQLVGSQSEQAAQLALAGVRGKLAQPIRELRSRCLDVLATVEAQIDFEDDLGPLDESEVQKTLEEICDRVAAILATAERGELLRRGLKVAIVGQPNVGKSSLLNAWSGIDRAIVTDLPGTTRDVVESQLVVEGMPVQVLDTAGIRETGDRVESLGIERSRQVAQSADLVILVVAAPLGWTAGDEAIYATVAGRPLLIAINKTDLAPSESVELPEAIATCPVISTQLQASEPAAQSIRALERAVIHIATQGKVTASNLDVAINDRQKAALLRAQASLRQVIQTLSDALPLDFWTIDLRDAVRALGEITGETVTESMLDRIFSQFCIGK is encoded by the coding sequence GTGTCTGCCAATCCCTCCGATACAATCGCCGCCATCGCCACCGCCGCCGTTCCCGCCCGAGGCAGCGTCGGCATCGTGCGCGTCTCCGGTCCCGAAGCCCTCGATCTTGCTAAAGTGCTCTTCCATCCAGCGGGCAAGCCCGCTTGGGACAGTCATCGCATTCTGTACGGCAGCTTGCGGGATGCTGCGGGGAACGAAATTGACGAAGCTCTGTTGCTGTGGATGCAAGCCCCCCGTTCCTACACTCGCGAGGATGTGGTGGAGTTTCACTGTCACGGCGGCATTATGGTGGTGCAGGCTGCACTGCAGGCTTGTTTGCAGCAGGGGGCACGGCTGGCAGAGCCCGGAGAATTTACATTGCGGGCCTTTTTGAATGGGCGGATTGACTTAACTCAAGCGGAGAGTATTTCGCAGTTGGTGGGTTCGCAGTCGGAGCAGGCGGCCCAGTTGGCCTTGGCGGGGGTGCGGGGCAAGTTGGCCCAACCGATTCGGGAGTTGCGATCGCGCTGCCTCGATGTGCTGGCGACGGTGGAAGCCCAGATTGATTTTGAAGACGATTTGGGGCCGCTGGACGAGTCAGAGGTGCAGAAAACGTTGGAGGAAATTTGCGATCGCGTCGCAGCGATTTTGGCCACTGCCGAGCGGGGGGAGTTGTTGCGGCGGGGGTTGAAGGTGGCGATCGTGGGTCAGCCGAATGTGGGTAAGTCCAGTTTGTTGAATGCTTGGAGTGGGATCGATCGCGCCATTGTGACGGACCTGCCGGGAACGACGCGGGATGTGGTGGAATCGCAGTTGGTGGTGGAGGGGATGCCGGTACAGGTGCTGGATACGGCGGGAATTCGGGAGACGGGCGATCGGGTGGAGAGTTTGGGTATCGAGCGATCGCGCCAGGTGGCCCAATCTGCCGATCTCGTCATCCTCGTGGTTGCTGCGCCGTTGGGGTGGACTGCTGGCGATGAGGCGATTTACGCAACTGTGGCAGGCCGTCCGCTCCTGATTGCGATCAACAAAACGGATTTAGCCCCGTCCGAGAGTGTCGAGCTGCCGGAGGCGATCGCCACCTGTCCGGTTATTTCCACTCAATTGCAAGCCTCCGAGCCCGCCGCCCAAAGCATCCGTGCCCTCGAACGTGCTGTTATCCATATCGCCACCCAAGGCAAGGTGACCGCCAGCAATTTGGATGTAGCCATCAACGATCGCCAAAAAGCCGCCCTCTTGCGGGCGCAAGCTTCGTTGCGACAGGTGATTCAGACCCTCTCCGATGCATTGCCCTTGGATTTTTGGACGATCGATTTGCGAGATGCCGTCCGAGCGTTGGGGGAAATCACGGGCGAAACGGTCACCGAATCGATGCTCGATCGCATTTTCAGCCAATTTTGTATCGGCAAATAA
- a CDS encoding universal stress protein encodes MQLFNRILVAVDASGASVRETKALLGLPRYGQTAVTLLHVVPKTQVTERLSGSKEADGRAYLDRAKAELEGFENVTVSDRLEEGDPKTVLLKVADEIDASLTIMGGRSMNRLVAIFKNSVSQYVFQLSTRPLLIVREGLMPSPNINRVMVALDGSQAAQQALKIGMDMIADAVGRELLLIRVLSDRASASYQKVPDNPEKEDEVLATAISTLKNKGVPYRSFYAVGDPGREITLLSGEKGADLLVMGSPDRRPSIAKTLPDLERLLGNSVSDYVRVHAQCPVLMARPQE; translated from the coding sequence ATGCAGCTTTTCAATCGCATTTTGGTGGCCGTGGACGCCTCGGGGGCATCCGTTAGAGAAACCAAAGCGCTCTTAGGGCTACCCCGCTACGGTCAAACAGCTGTCACCCTGTTGCACGTCGTCCCCAAAACTCAAGTAACAGAGCGGCTCAGTGGCAGCAAAGAAGCCGATGGCCGTGCCTATCTCGATCGCGCCAAAGCAGAACTAGAGGGTTTTGAGAATGTGACTGTGAGCGATCGCCTCGAAGAAGGAGATCCCAAAACCGTCCTATTGAAGGTTGCTGACGAAATCGATGCGTCCCTGACGATTATGGGGGGGCGCAGTATGAACCGGCTGGTGGCCATCTTTAAAAACTCGGTCAGCCAATACGTGTTCCAACTGTCTACTCGCCCGCTATTGATTGTGCGGGAAGGTCTGATGCCCTCCCCCAATATCAACCGCGTCATGGTGGCACTCGATGGGTCCCAAGCCGCCCAGCAAGCCCTCAAAATTGGCATGGATATGATCGCGGATGCAGTCGGCCGCGAACTGTTACTGATCCGGGTGCTTTCAGATCGCGCCTCGGCCAGCTATCAGAAAGTTCCAGACAATCCCGAGAAAGAAGACGAGGTGCTAGCAACTGCAATCTCCACGCTAAAGAACAAAGGTGTTCCCTACCGATCGTTTTACGCCGTTGGCGATCCGGGTCGCGAAATTACACTGCTTTCGGGCGAGAAGGGGGCCGACCTATTGGTGATGGGCTCTCCCGATCGCCGTCCGAGTATTGCCAAAACCCTGCCCGATCTAGAGCGTCTATTGGGGAATTCTGTGTCTGACTACGTGCGCGTTCACGCCCAGTGCCCCGTTTTGATGGCTCGCCCGCAGGAATAG
- a CDS encoding type II toxin-antitoxin system ParD family antitoxin, translating to MPRKTISFTNAHNDWLKAQVQSGQYTSDSEAIRDLIRERQKRESQVEFIRAALIEGENSGFSDRTPEEIMQGVIERKRENGTL from the coding sequence ATGCCGAGAAAAACAATCTCATTCACAAACGCCCATAACGACTGGCTGAAAGCGCAAGTCCAAAGTGGTCAGTACACCAGCGATAGCGAAGCGATCCGCGATCTGATCCGCGAACGTCAGAAGCGGGAGAGTCAAGTTGAATTTATCCGTGCTGCATTAATTGAAGGCGAGAACAGCGGTTTTAGCGATCGGACGCCGGAAGAAATTATGCAAGGCGTTATCGAACGAAAGCGTGAAAATGGGACACTATAA